In Etheostoma spectabile isolate EspeVRDwgs_2016 unplaced genomic scaffold, UIUC_Espe_1.0 scaffold00004478, whole genome shotgun sequence, the sequence CAcgttttccatcttttttcctCTGGAATTTGGCTTGACCTATTCAAGGTAGCTTTTATGAGGAAACCTTAATCAAATGCTTTATTTGCTGTACACCACAAGTGGTATCCAGTTGCTGTTAACTGGAACAACGTGTCCCTACTGTATGAGGTGTTTtgtgagagaaaacaaacatttttgcaGGGCATCATAAAATGTGTCATTGATATTCAGCATATTACCCATAAACCACCTTACCAATATCTCGTAAATcaaatgcacatttaaaaaaaaaaggctcctACGTGACCGATTTGTTAGTTAAAACAATCAAATACTGTTGTTAGCAAcataaaaatgtccaaaaagagATTATTTAGCTAGTTATTAAACAAAAGCCCTTTTGGAAAGCTTTGGTATCTCTGAATACTTGAGGAtatttataatgaaaaaaaagtcaaagcagtACCATTCTTACGTCTGTATAGTACATATGAAGCTTCCTCCAACAGGCTgtaagcttagcttagcttagcattaggACCGGGAACACAGGGaaacacctctaaagctcactaattaacatgtcCTATCTCATTTGTTGAATCAGGACAAAAACCGAAGCTACACAGAAAGGAGAAGTTGGTGCTCACCATGATTCCTGGTTCTCCAGGCTGCCCTGGATCCCCctacataaacacaaaacagccaGTTAATGGAAGAGCAGTGGGCCAAGTCTTCTGTGAAAAGTTACCGACGCATGGAGTTTTCAAATGACGGTAAACAGCAATCGGAGTAAACAAGTCAAATATTATGGGGAAAGAATACATTTTCCACATTATGGGTGCTTGAGTGTTTGAACAGCTGCTGTGGCGCACAGGGGCCAGGTCGCCAACTAGAGCTCGGCATTGTTCTGCTCATGTGCGAAGTTGGCCGGGAGGCGTGTCATCACGCTGTGGCACCTGTACCCCTCACGGTCTCCTTCCAACAACGCTGGTCTGGGCTCTGCTCTGGGGTTTGGACCTGGCTCTCGCATGTTCCTGCAGTTCTCGAGGTAGAACAGAGCCATGGCCAGATAGCTATGCCAAAACCAAACTCCAATGTTATTTCACTTTTTGCCTCTTTGTGACAATTACAGAGCCATGTTTGCCACCTTCCGTGTGAGGGACTTACGACAGGAGCAATAAATCCCAGGAGAAAAGATAAGTTTTCTTGGAAAGAAGCAGATAAACAACACTAATATTTTTGCACTCCCTACTGCGAGCTCCGCCAAGACAATAAAGATCAGCTCGAGCCCTCGGAAGGTTTTATGGCTCAACATAATTGACAGGCCTTTTGctgtttcttctttctctcgcAGGCAGAGTTCGCATAAATTAGTGGGATGCGAGTGACAGGCTTAAAGACGTGGAAAATGTTACGTTACAatgaaaaacaaccaaaacaaatgtaaatccaCTGAGGCGTTCTCTTGGGATCATATTCATGTTCAGCTGAAGACATTAGGGAATGAACACTAGTTTGTCTTGGCTTCATTTTATTTGTGATCCCATagtttttattatctttatatatttaagaaacacaaccacaaacaacacacgAGACGGAGAACGCGTCCGTCTTGTCTTCATTAGAAGTGTTTTCATTGGGGCAAACTCTCACAAGCACTGGGTCAAAGTCCAACTGAGTATTAGTACATAAAGAGCTGACTTGTTTTACcattagtggaaaaaatacagtatttgttaAAGGGAAAATACACCAAGTTTTACGGATTGTTTTGTTCAGTTGAATCAAACTTCTTCAGATGTCAGGTGAAAATCAATACTCACTGCTAGACCAGGTACACCTCTGGGCCCATCTTTCCCTGTGTCCCCTGGAGGCCCCCTTGGCCCAGGAGGGCCCGGTGGCCCCGGAGGCCCAGGGGGTCCGGCTTGCCCTTGATCTCCCTGTGTGTggcaaaataacacatttagaTGTCAGTACCGTGGGACTGTTGGATCCACTGAGACTGGAGCCACTTCAGTTAAATGATGATGAAGAGAGTAGGGGATTGATCTCGTGGGTGGCTGTGGGCGGCCTCCATTCCTAACATGGAGAACAGTTTGCATTATGGATAAAACTAGCAGACACGATGGAGCTGAAATATATCTGATTCATAGCTGAAACAATAATCCCCTTAAATGCATGCATTCGTTAATGGACTTAATGAGTTGAATAGGGGTGTGCATTAGGCACAGACTGAAAAAAGTAGTAGAGCTACAACTATCAGGactaaaataaactgaaaatgtgtGGTCCATTATTATGCTTCATTAGAAGAAAATGAGCATCTAACTTGCAAGGAAAGTCTTTTTAGTAGTGCCAGGACAGCAATCCATGTTACCTTAATACAACCTTGTTTTCAATTTCCCTTTAAAATAACAGAAGGAGTATAAGAGTACTAAGTAATGACTGAAGGTTTGCATGCAGACCAGGGAGAAGTTATACAGTGAAACTTGGCAGGACAGAGACACCAGTGAGGACACAGCCACTACCTTAATGAGCCGCCGCTTTATGAGCTGCTGGTCAGCAGAAAGAAAGCCATGATTGATCTTAGGGAAGACCATCTGAGCAGGTGTGTGAAGTCAAGAAGTCGTAGGTCAGAGGTGAGAGAAGGTTGAAGAAGGATGAGGTCCcagaaggaggagaaggaggaggaggaggaggaggaggaggaggaggaggaaagcaaatgcaaaaagaaacagATTTTGTTAGAAAGGCTTGTGTTCATGAACCGCAGTCCAGCGCCTTCACAGATGGGGGGAGAAATCCACACTTTTCCAGCACCGAGGTGGTTTGTTTAGGAAGTCTGGAAGTTCCAGGACCCATAATTACCACCTCAGGGGTGCGAGGGCGCCACAGCGGGCTCACAGTCCCCGGAAAAATGGGAacttctcttcctctgtcaAAGCGCTGTCATCATCTTCATTGCGCCTGCCGCTAAGTCCGACCCCGGTAGCTGCACACAATGAGTGGTCAACCTTCTGAGTTGAGGTTGATTTTCTGACCTTCCTTTCGATGCGTAGTGTCCATTGCTATTAAGTGGCTTAATCCATCACTGAACCAATCCCGAATCCCAAAGGCCAAATTGGTGGATTGAAGGATTTGTGGTGAACCATGGGCatgagcttttaaaaaaaacattttgccacTTTGGTTCCACATTGAGGATTCCTTCCATTTATTTTAGCATCAATGGACACGAGCCAGACCATGTCTTCTTGTTCCAGTCATTTACATGTTACTGGGTTGTAAAAGGCCACCTTTGCTTTCAATGGGGAAGCTGGCATGTAGCGTGGAACAGAGTTAAAGCCTGGTAGCGACAGTAAAGGAAGAGGAGAACCATTGACTGGCTGggattaattaaatgtttttttgttttttttgaggaaAAAGCAGCCGACAAGTGATTCATTTACTCCCAGTGTGTGCCGCGAGAGGGTCGGGCTGAGCAGCTAGGCGGCACCACCACCACCGACAAACCTTGACAGTCAGGATCTGATTGCTGTGCAAAGCAGCCAGCGTAGGGGGACCAGGCAATCCCTAAAGGGACAAACAGCAGAACatggcacaacacacacatgacgTTCAAACACTGagtgaacaaaaccagtttaaAGGggaagaagattttttttacaaatttgtgGAACAAGCTGAATAACATGTGAAATACTGGGAACATGTGTGTGAGGGGTTTTCTCGTAACCAGCTAACATCAAATGTAacttagggtgaccagacgtttaccggtttccggggacagtccccggttttggtgacctgtccccggctggatctgtccccggtttccactgtgactgacagacccgaaatgggaacgaaagaaagaaaacattaaccaaacggagccgatagtcgctccagacaagcgcagagatgttttagaaagccgtgttttacgatgctaaaatcactgattatttacatggagtctggtgggttttgcAAACGCAATTTcacggacttttatgttttaaaaaaaggatcttaatctttaacagaaaggtcgacctccttagaaaccCTTTCCATCATGTGGTCTGTTGGGGGTAACAGCTCTAGGTCtcgtgtccccgttttaagttttacaaaaataaaaacacgacgtgttttggaggtaaatccgattctgagctgaaaatgtccccggattttgtctgagaaatctggtcaccttaatgtAACtgtcacacattttaaaaaggacaaGACGTTTCAATTCAGACCTAAAAAAACGagcaacattttatttgaaacattcaccatttaaAAGCTACAATGTCATCCCTAAGTGcccattttctgttgttttattaaaatatacCGGCTGAGATGATTATCATGGGACAGATTTTGTGTTCCTTGATGTTTGTGGGGGAAACATCAAGGAATTGAGATGTTCCCTGGAAATTCAATCAAATGGTTTCCAATTCCCTGGTCAACGACGGCCATGACAGATGGCATCGGTAAAAGTGACAGATgaaaactgaataaaagaagaaagcatCAGGCCTCCTTCATTTTAAGGGGAGACGTGGGTTTATAGCTGCGGGCTAACTTTAATCTGAATCCAGAAACTTTGACATATTGTCTGCTGGAGATGGTTTACAATGTTACTCAAATAAATGCACTTCAGTAAGTTCCATTGCCTGTCAATCATTCGGGGTATATTGTCCATAATTGGCCATATACATCTTTAGTATTGCATGCCTGTCAAACAAGGGTTTTGATAGTGAAGAGTCTTTTTACGGGAATATTGCACAATAAACGTCCACTggaatttgaattgaattaaaacagaGCTTACAGTCATAGTTTTGCAAGCATAACGCGTCAAAGTTTAGCTTTGATGCTAAGTTAATagaaaaacatgtaaatattgGTTGTGCAGTGGTTGCATATTCTTTTGCTCCgcagtaaatttaaaaaaaaacctcaatgAACTGATCAATGTATTTCTCAAAGACTTGCACAACAGCACAAACCCTGTAAGAGAACAATCTTCCTCCATATTCTGAAGCTTGAAAACCGTTTGGTGCCATCTCTCTGGTTTTCTAAAGAGATAATTCAAAAAGCATGGCTCATTAGGAATATGGCTTTCAAGGCAGGCTGATTTAATTCATCCCTGCAGCAGAGCCGAGCAACACTGCAACAACAGCCATGCTGTGTGGAACCGGGTTTGAAGCGCAACTATTTCTCAAGTCTTTTTACAACCTCGAACATCTTGAggacaaacaaagaaaacaagaagtGGATTATGGtcggagggggggaggggatcAGGCTATACGAAGAGTCCAGGCGGGAAAATGTAGTGTGGCGCATGTGCAGGGCTGGCATTCCTGGGTTAAATCCTCTTGCTTTTACAAACACTTTGATATGGAGGAGAATCGGCGGCCAGgttgacagtgtgtgtttggatcGTGTACAGGATCATCTAACCTAAAACCATAGTTTAATGTTTCTCTGCAAAGGATGAGAGAACGTGGGGAAAAGCTAGACCAGGTTTGGGGTTGGTTCCAAGCCTGCGTTGCCTCTGTGCTGTGTGAGAATTCTCGAGACACTGCGGTCGACAGAGAATCCAAACCATCCACAGATTGTTTTGCTTTGCTTTTCTCCTCCAAAACGGATGTTGGTTATTTGGTGAGGCTATGTACTCGCCTGCAGCAAGAGGAATGGAACCGTAGTAAACAAAAAGTCAGATATGACGACGATCAGCAACAGCCGTCGTAGGACACTCGCCAGAACCAGcatctccccctccccccccgacCACACCAAACGCACAACACATCCCGAGCTAACACAGGCTGAGGCATTTTCTGAATATCTATATGTGAAGTGGATTACCAGTTCCTCGCACAGATGGCTTTAATACATTTAAGAGTGGAAtaatacattcatttaaagCCTCAGAATTGGCATCAGTGTGATGCATCAAATGTATCTCGAGTGGAATTCAACAGTTGACTGTATAACATTTCCTTTTAACGAGTGAAAAGTCAAATCCTGGAAATTGTATAATCACGGTCTCTTTATTTTGGAAGAGAACAGCAAAATGGGTCAAATCCCGCAATGTGAGGAGTAAAGTCCTGGACCAACTCGGGGAGTTTTGTTTGAATGGTTCCTCCTGCGGACCCAGGAATCCACCACCTGTAGCCAGTGCCATCCCTTTAAccctttgtgttgtccttggtcAAACTGACCCGCTTCAGACTGTCCTTATATCAGAAATGTAGATctatttcaaccaaattgcccacaaatgacatggatgactccatacaacattcttcaggtaaaattaatgattactttcctgaattgtttttggtgttttaataaGTCTTATAGCATTGTAATGCTATAAGACTTTTATATTAAAgactttttaatggtttcaaaacagtattcggactaaactttgacatgtaCACATCTGAGatctctgatcttaactattagtcaaaatattcataatttctgcctttttcacTGTAATCGTGTGTATAATtggatataaatgaggtttgttaaCCATGAaatccaagaataagtgtaaaacctgttattaaaagctggaaaaagtgacaaataa encodes:
- the LOC116677156 gene encoding collagen alpha-1(XXV) chain-like: MVFPKINHGFLSADQQLIKRRLIKGDQGQAGPPGPPGPPGPPGPRGPPGDTGKDGPRGVPGLAGDPGQPGEPGIMGPEGPQGHKGSLGPPGNPGVDGRKGDVGIPGLDGVPGAKGETGERGEKGDMGEDGPKGDIGEK